The genomic interval ACTGTGGTTGCCCTATAAAACTCTCCGGCACATAGTGGTTACACCTAGGAGGAGTTTACTTTGTATTGCACAACTGCACGTCTCAAGCAGACCTAAGCACTGACATACATGTTACAGTCAATGAGCACAATCTCCTCTAGATCCAAAAacagatccaaacattctacatgagccacaaggaagtgaagggcaacaggaagttgtctgatcaaggagttcctttggctctgcttccaggttcctgtttgttgattCTCTTGCTTCCGATTCCTTGTGTACCGaccttggcttgaccttgactactcctgatcactgcaTGCCCTGGCAACTGGCCTGACCTCCACTACACACCGTGCacatctctaccaactgagctgttgacacagagggtccaccgtcccATCCTGCAGTACCGTGACAAGTACATTTTCTGCGTATTTGTGTTTCAAGAATTCCAGTATTTCATGTACACATGTAGTGCGAGAAATACATGGGCAGCCCTTTCTGACCTTGTGAAAATTCTACTTACCTGGAGGGCTCTGGGTGTAAGACTGTATGCAGCtagagaaatttaaaaaagtcaGAAACCCTGTGCATATCTATAGTAGGTAATTGAATCAAAGAGCTTCCAGATTCTGGCTCAGCAGTGACACCAGGCATCTATCATTTTTTGGTGGGGTAACACCTATTTTTGGTTTCCTGGTATAAGTTTCATTATGGCCTATTAACACTGCTGCATTGTAGTAACACACAGTAAAGAACATTCAGTCctattcattctgaatggcagcCTAATGCATTTTGGGGACTGATGTCCTTTGCCTGATGGTACATGCTCCTTCAAGATGTGTTAGGTAGCCCATTCATAGTTGATACTATTGTGCCTTTAATgacatccaatatatatataaccacaCACACTAAAAAATGTCAGTGGGTTTGGGTCCGTGTTCTAACGATCCCTGCAACTCCCACCCTGCCATTCCTCACTTGCCTCCCCTTCTTACGAAGCTGGGCAGATGCAGCACTTTTGCCCAATCCAAGCAGCTGTCCTGCGTAAGTGTCGAGACTCAGGGCCTCCAGATTTTTGAACGATGGTGCCCTGCAGGTCCTGTGATCCTGTGTCTCCCTCTTTGGAGATTTCTTACTACAAATTCATACAAGTTTTCAAAGCTTAGAGCTCACCCAGAAAACTACCTTTGATTTTCTCTCCACCATTATCTAAAGCCTAAAGGATCATCTCTGATGTTCCCCAATCCTACTACTGTATCAGGCGGGTGTTTATTTCATCCAAGTATTGGAACAATGCTGACAATATCTCACCCCCACTATCCCCAATCTTTCATATACTTGGTAACCTTCTGGCCCAGCCTGGTGGACTctgaatacagatatttagttgNNNNNNNNNNNNNNNNNNNNNNNNNNNNNNNNNNNNNNNNNNNNNNNNNNNNNNNNNNNNNNNNNNNNNNNNNNNNNNNNNNNNNNNNNNNNNNNNNNNNNNNNNNNNNNNNNNNNNNNNNNNNNNNNNNNNNNNNNNNNNNNNNNNNNNNNNNNNNNNNNNNNNNNNNNNNNNNNNNNNNNNNNNNNNNNNNNNNNNNNNNNNNNNNNNNNNNNNNNNNNNNNNNNNNNNNNNNNNNNNNNNNNNNNNNNNNNNNNNNNNNNNNNNNNNNNNNNNNNNNNNNNNNNNNNNNNNNNNNNNNNNNNNNNNNNNNNNNNNNNNNNNNNNNNNNNNNNNNNNNNNNNNNNNNNNNNNNNNNNNNNNNNNNNNNNNNNNNNNNNNNNNNNNNNNNNNNNNNNNNNNNNNNNNNNNNNNNNNNNNNNNNNNNNNNNNNNNNNNNNNNNNNNNNNNNNNNNNNNNNNNNNNNNNNNNNNNNNNNNNNNNNNNNNNNNNNNNNNNNNNNNNNNNNNNNNNNNNNNNNNNNNNNNNNNNNNNNNNNNNNNNNNNNNNNNNNNNNNNNNNNNNNNNNNNNNNNNNNNNNNNNNNNNNNNNNNNNNNNNNNNNNNNNNNNNNNNNNNNNNNNNNNNNNNNNNNNNNNNNNNNNNNNNNNNNNNNNNNNNNNNNNNNNNNNNNNNNNNNNNNNNNNNNNNNNNNNNNNNNNNNNNNNNNNNNNNNNNNNNNNNNNNNNNNNNNNNNNNNNNNNNNNNNNNNNNNNNNNNNNNNNNNNNNNNNNNNNNNNNNNNNNNNNNNNNNNNNNNNNNNNNNNNNNNNNNNNNNNNNNNNNNNNNNNNNNNNNNNNNNNNNNNNNNNNNNNNNNNNNNNNNNNNNNNNNNNNNNNNNNNNNNNNNNNNNNNNNNNNNNNNNNNNNNNNNNNNNNNNNNNNNNNNNNNNNNNNNNNNNNNNNNNNNNNNNNNNNNNNNNNNNNNNNNNNNNNNNNNNNNNNNNNNNNNNNNNNNNNNNNNNNNNNNNNNNNNNNNNNNNNNNNNNNNNNNNNNNNNNNNNNNNNNNNNNNNNNNNNNNNNNNNNNNNNNNNNNNNNNNNNNNNNNNNNNNNNNNNNNNNNNNNNNNNNNNNNNNNNNNNNNNNNNNNNNNNNNNNNNNNNNNNNNNNNNNNNNNNNNNNNNNNNNNNNNNNNNNNNNNNNNNNNNNNNNNNNNNNNNNNNNNNNNNNNNNNNNNNNNNNNNNNNNNNNNNNNNNNNNNNNNNNNNNNNNNNNNNNNNNNNNNNNNNNNNNNNNNNNNNNNNNNNNNNNNNNNNNNNNNNNNNNNNNNNNNNNNNNNNNNNNNNNNNNNNNNNNNNNNNNNNNNNNNNNNNNNNNNNNNNNNNNNNNNNNNNNNNNNNNNNNNNNNNNNNNNNNNNNNNNNNNNNNNNNNNNNNNNNNNNNNNNNNNNNNNNNNNNNNNNNNNNNNNNNNNNNNNNNNNNNNNNNNNNNNNNNNNNNNNNNNNNNNNNNNNNNNNNNNNNNNNNNNNNNNNNNNNNNNNNNNNNNNNNNNNNNNNNNNNNNNNNNNNNNNNNNNNNNNNNNNNNNNNNNNNNNNNNNNNNNNNNNNNNNNNNNNNNNNNNNNNNNNNNNNNNNNNNNNNNNNNNNNNNNNNNNNNNNNNNNNNNNNNNNNNNNNNNNNNNNNNNNNNNNNNNNNNNNNNNNNNNNNNNNNNNNNNNNNNNNNNNNNNNNNNNNNNNNNNNNNNNNNNNNNNNNNNNNNNNNNNNNNNNNNNNNNNNNNNNNNNNNNNNNNNNNNNNNNNNNNNNNNNNNNNNNNNNNNNNNNcctagtggtcaggtccggtATAAGGACAGGTAATAGCTCACTCATCTATATGCAGGTAGTTCCTATCTGGTACTTGTGTTTGTACTGGATGGTAATTAGCCTGATCATATACGAGTGAGCTATTTTCTGTCCTTATAccagacctgaccactagggggcatccTATGGTCCTTGTATTGGATAGAAATACGCTTTGGTCACgctgagcaggctatttcccatcctcTAGGGGGACGGTCCTTTTAGTGGATTAGAAGTAGTCACAAGCGCCAAAAAACACCATGAGCAGTCTGTATCCACTTCCGGTCCCGGTGACAGCTTACATCTCACTGTTCTGTAAAGTGAGGGTAGTAGACGGGACTTCGGGGATGTCACGTGACATCTCCCGGGAGGCGGGGCTGTCTGACTGCAGTGTGAGCTGTGGCGGTCCACGAGAAAATGGCGGCCGGCTACAGCTGCCATTTTGTCGGAGCCACAGGGACGGCCTATGACAGCTCTGGGCGGGGTCTAATGTGTGACGTCATCTTGAAGCGTCATCTGATCCGCCGCCTTCTTTAAACGTGTGAATTGTCGGTGTGTAAGGTGAGGGGGTGGCGGTGACGTATCGGTGATCGTGTTGGTAAATCGGGCGGGGGTTGAACGTTAGCAATGGATAACTATTGGGGTTTATACATGGGGGGAGGGTGTTATGATAGCCCCTCAGACACATCCCCGGTGCTGTACCCCAGACTCTCACCATGGTAGTCTCACTCCCCCTGCTGCAGCTACCTGTACATGGGGACCCTCTGGGGTCACTATGCTGAGGGATCCCTGTGCTCTCATTGGCTTCCATCCTGGGCTTTGTAAATCCCTGGGGTCACATGTACCCCCCATTAGTATCCCTGGTATATTCCCTGTCCCTGATATCCGGCCAATCATAGGCCGACAAAAGAACAAGGAAAAGTTTGTGATTGGACTATTAGTCTGGCACCTGTTCTAGTTCTGGGTGCTGATTGCGGTGTCTTCCAACTGTTCCCCAGGGATTGCTGGGTGTTGTGGAGAGGATTCTGTGTGTGTCTGACCCCCATATCTGCCCCCCTGGCCCTTTATCAACCNNNNNNNNNNNNNNNNNNNNNNNNNNNNNNNNNNNNNNNNNNNNNNNNNNNNNNNNNNNNNNNNNNNNNNNNNNNNNNNNNNNNNNNNNNNNNNNNNNNNNNNNNNNNNNNNNNNNNNNNNNNNNNNNNNNNNNNNNNNNNNNNNNNNNNNNNNNNNNNNNNNNNNNNNNNNNNNNNNNNNNNNNNNNNNNNNNNNNNNNNNNNNNNNNNNNNNNNNNNNNNNNNNNNNNNNNNNNNNNNNNNNNNNNNNNNNNNNNNNNNNNNNNNNNNNNNNNNNNNNNNNNNNNNNNNNNNNNNNNNNNNNNNNNNNNNNNNNNNNNNNNNNNNNNNNNNNNNNNNNNNNNNNNNNNNNNNNNNNNNNNNNNNNNNNNNNNNNNNNNNNNNNNNNNNNNNNNNNNNNNNNNNNNNNNNNNNNNNNNNNNNNNNNNNNNNNNNNNNNNNNNNNNNNNNNNNNNNNNNNNNNNNNNNNNNNNNNNNNNNNNNNNNNNNNNNNNNNNNNNNNNNNNNNNNNNNNNNNNNNNNNNNNNNNNNNNNNNNNNNNNNNNNNNNNNNNNNNNNNNNNNNNNNNNNNNNNNNNNNNNNNNNNNNNNNNNNNNNNNNNNNNNNNNNNNNNNNNNNNNNNNNNNNNNNNNNNNNNNNNNNNNNNNNNNNNNNNNNNNNNNNNNNNNNNNNNNNNNNNNNNNNNNNNNNNNNNNNNNNNNNNNNNNNNNNNNNNNNNNNNNNNNNNNNNNNNNNNNNNNNNNNNNNNNNNNNNNNNNNNNNNNNNNNNNNNNNNNNNNNNNNNNNNNNNNNNNNNNNNNNNNNNNNNNNNNNNNNNNNNNNNNNNNNNNNNNNNNNNNNNNNNNNNNNNNNNNNNNNNNNCGCGTGCTGCTGTCTCATGTGGATGCCCAGCCTGGGGGCCCCAGCACTTCCCTTCTATTGGACAAACAGGATGAGGGAACAGGTAAGTGACACTGAGGGGGAGTGGGGTTACAGAATCTCATCCAATTGCCCCCTCATTGAAAACAAGGTGACCCCTTATGTCCCGTCTGCCTATGAGCACCCTTTTATTACACATTGCCCTTTTTTTAACTTGGTGTTTATTTCTTGGGAGAAGTGACACGCCCACTGACCTATGTGTAGAAATACCCCCGGAGGGGGGGCAGGGGATAATTGTGGGGTTTCCCCCAGATATTCAGTTCTGGGTTCACTGACTTCCTGTCCTTCTCTCTGCAGCTCCCCCCCGTCTGGATGGCGCCGACAAAGCTTCCATTGGTGAAGGTTTCCCTGCTCCGCCTTCTGGCACCGCCCATGGGGATTCGAAGGAGTGCGCTGGTCAGACGGCTCTGCCTGACTCCGCCTCTTCATCGGTGGGGAATGGCCCTGTGGCCGATGCCCTTCTCACTCCCCCTGCTAAAGTGCCGAAAAAACGAGGCCGCAAGTCCAAGGCTGAGCTGATGGCCATGGCACAGAAAGCCAGGGAAGAAAGAGGGGaagtggaggaggaggtggtggagaAGAGCATAGAGGCGGAGCTAACCCCTGGAGGACGCCCCAGGAGGAGAGCAGCCGCAGTGTAAGTCTTGTGTCCCCTTACCAGTGAATGAAGGGACCCCGTGGTGATGTGCACCCAATTCTACCTCTGAACTGTACAAGACTTAGGATTTTCACTCCTTACTCAAGCACTCTTGTAGTGCCGGGTCTGACCTATAGGGGTGCTGTATCTGATTGGAGAATATGGGTGATGGTGGTGGAGGAGGTTTATCTATGGATGTGAATGGAGCATGTCATTTCTTGTCTGGCCTATAGGGGTGCTCTATCTGATGGAAGAATATGGGTGATGGTGGTGAAAAAGGTTCATCTATGGATGTGAATGGAGCATGTCATTTCTTATCTGGCCTATAGGGGTGCTCTATCTGATTTGAGAATGGGAGGGGGGGTGATGGTGGTGGAGGGGGTTCATCTTTGGATGTGAATGGAACATGTCATTTCATGTCTGGCCTATGGGGGTGCTGTATCTGATGGgagaatatggggggggggggggtagaggaGGTTCATTATGGATGTGAATGGAgcatgtcattttatttctgGCCTATAGGGGTGCTGTATCTGATGGATGATAGGTATGGTAGTGAGGTATATCTATGGATGTGAATGGAACATGTCATTTCATGTCTGGCCTATGGGGTGTGGTTATATAGGTTGGGTTCCTCTGTGATTTAGAGTAGTTTAATTTGCTGCTACAGCCAGAAGAGGGCGCTGTCACAGTTAGTCTTCCTCTGGAACTATGAGTGTGTCTGAGCAGTGAAGGATTATATCTGTCCTTCATCTCCTCCCCGGACCCCTTTACCTGGGTGCACCGTCTGGCTGCTTTCGGGTAGTCACTGGAAAGTTGGGTCGCAATACTGGGGCAGCCACCTGCCTacagccagaacattttctgctCTTTGCTTTCACCCAGCTCCTGAGAATGCATAACAGCTCTGTCTGGATATGATTGCTACACAATGGCAGGACCAACGTCCATCCTATGGAATATTAGCTCCGCTGCCTTCCTCCTGGCTGACTTATCCTGATGTCTGGTATATTGATGGCCGCCTCACCTGGATGTGTGAACCCTACACAATGGCAGGACCAACGTCCGTCTTATGATTGGCTTCCTGGTAGTGAACCCTAAACTACGGCAAAGCCACCATTGCCTGATCCCCGGCTGGTTCAGCTGGATGTCAGCTGCACTATTTCACACCCGGCTTCTGTCTTTCTGGTTGGGAACTCTCAGCTATGGCGAGAGGGGGAGAGAACAATCAATGATACCACAACCCTATGTACACAAGGCGTTCTTAGGTTCGTTTCGTGGGACTGGTAacttaataataagaataataaatatgaatattccATTCATATAATAAATCCATGATCATATTCTTNNNNNNNNNNNNNNNNNNNNNNNNNNNNNNNNNNNNNNNNNNNNNNNNNNNNNNNNNNNNNNNNNNNNNNNNNNNNNNNNNNNNNNNNNNNNNNNNNNNNNNNNNNNNNNNNNNNNNNNNNNNNNNNNNNNNNNNNNNNNNNNNNNNNNNNNNNNNNNNNNNNNNNNNNNNNNNNNNNNNNNNNNNNNNNNNNNNNNNNNNNNNNNNNNNNNNNNNNNNNNNNNNNNNNNNNNNNNCTGCTTGCCCCCGCCCTGGCCCCCTCCCCCCCTTGCCCTCGCTCGCTCTTTAGCTTGGCTCACTCAGTTTGGCAGTGTCTGGTGCTCTACAGATATGAAGTTTAAAGTTTTTACAACTTCTTGTAGTGTCCTTGAAGAAGCCTGATGGCGAAACGCGTTAGAGACAAAGTACAATATATATCTGTGTTTGTTTCCATTGTGTAAAGAATttggtaataaattaaaaaaaaaagtttcatatataTGCAATGGAATAAATATTGGTAAGTTACCAGTCCCATGAAATGAACCTAAGAACAAACTCTCAGCTATGGCAAAGCCAACGTCTATCCCATGGATGGCTGCCGCCTCGGGTGTAGCTTTGTCTTCAGCATATTCTGCTTAGACCAGGGATTGTGTGATTGTTTGTGgagtaaaatgaatgaaaaagtaaATGGGCCCTAACAAGTCCTGCAGCCTGGGGCAAAGGTCTCCATTATGGTGTTTGGGTTGGGTTGGTTCGGATGGCAGGTGTAATAGTCACCTCATGATACTGTTGTGTGAGCCGCCATGATGATTTATTCTGACACCGTTGTGTTTCTCTCTGCAGGGCCCTGAAATATCTCCACGACATTGCAGAAGAATGGTCGGCGTCGGGGAACACGTCTCCCTCCGTGCCAGAGAAGCCCAACCCCGAGCAGAAGACTGAACGGACGCCAAGGCCGCCTCAGTCAGGGAAGAAGAGGGGCAGGAAGAGGAAAGCCCATGATACGGATGATGATGACGCCGATGTGGACTTTGTGGTCACAGAAGAACTTCTgcgggaggaggagagagaggagatcGACAATGAATGTCTGAGTGATGAATCTGAAAACGACCCCCCGTCCTACAACATGAGCGTCTTTGCCTTTGGAGAGGTGAGTGGTCTTATCTGGCTATCCCACCCCATCCTACACCGGGGTTCTCAGAAACGTTATTAAGATGGCTGGTGATCCCTGTATAgtgacacaacttttcagtaaccaaccaatagccgggggggttactgaaaagtgcagggtggtgctgCCAGCTAAAAAGGTCCGGGGAGCGTAGGGGAGGGTCCGGGAGCGGGCTAAATGAATGATGGAGGATTGGGAAATGACTTCTGCTAATGGCAAGGGACTGGGCCCAGGGATAGGGACAAAttggagatatatatattaatgtatttggAGATGATACATGAACAGCTGTGACTAATATGCCATgacataatataacaatatacataatataaatatgttgtgTTTAACATTGTAGAATAATGTGTATTATAATACCACCTATAGAATAATTCATTAATACCAACTATGAGCCCCAACCACTGAAGGGTAGGTCAGGTGGACCATAATATGGAGGATGAAATCGGAGTGTGTTCAGGCAGGGAAGAGGTGTACGTTTGGGGCAAAAAACGAGGTTTGGATAGGTATAAAGgagcaaaaaggcaaaaataacccACCCCCCTCACCCAGGCAATCAGAACTTACGAGAGGTAGGAGAATAATAACTTTGCATCTTGATTTTCCTACAAGCTTCACACTgccattaattattattaaatctatACATCTACTCAGATCCTTCTTAATAGACTCCCTGGTTCTACttattatatccacagcccacagtatattagtgtggtggtcagtgggaagaattcctcttacattgctggacattgggaagaatgtcacccttacagatagccaaaaacgtcattggtgtcacttatatatatatatatatgtatgtatgtatttgaatttcccgccccgcctccgcccgcaccgacgcatgtagcgacgtcaccaggaaaccccggagatcgccaCTGCACACACTGGAAGAAGACCGAAGAGGGCAgacgtctctggaggagctgcggggaccgggtaagtatttttgtttcagttgtaatccaaaacaatattgtatgacaatcagattgcactgtaatgcatgtttatacttttagctaccccgaccttggttcggggtaaatgatagtagcaagttttcttaccacgaaccaaggtcgggctaaccgcctgGGTGGTTAATACCAATTATGAGCCCCAACCACTGAAGGGTAGGTCAGGTGGACCATAATATGGAGGATGAAATCTGAGTGTGTTCAGGCAGGGAAGAGGTGTACGGTTGGGGCACCTGAGGTTTGGATAGGTATAAAGGAGCAGAAAGGcaaaaataaccccccccccacccaggCAATCACAACTTAAGAGAGGTAGGAGAATATTAACTTTGCATCTTGATTTTCCTATTAAATCTATACATCTGCTCAGATCCTTCCTAATAGACTCCCTGATTCTAcctattatatccacagatcacagtatattagtctggtggtcagtgggaagaattcctcttacattgctggacattgggaagaatgtcacccttacagatagccaaaaacgtcattggtgtcacttatagtATTATGACGGCTCACATGAACGTACGTTACAGTCTGTACACAGAATATGATGGCTTGCATGGGTCCATGGATAAATTACAGGCTGCTCATGTGGTCGTACATTGGTCTGTATGACTTCCCATGTTGTCATATATTAGTCTGCACACAGGATATGATGGCTTGCATGGGTCCATGGATTCATTACATGCTGCTCATAGGAATTATGACCGCTCATGTGGTCGTACGTTACAGTCTGTACACAGGATATGATGGCTTGCATGGGTTCATGGATTCATTACAGGCTGCTCATGTGGTCGTACATTAGTTTGTATGACTTCCCATGTTGTCATATATTAGGCTGTACACAGGATATGATGGAAATATTGTTCACGGATTCATTCTGTACACAGAAAATGGACGTACATAACAAGTCATATTTATTAGTTTCTCTTCTTGTCAGGCCTCACATTTCAATCCTTTGTCTTCATGCAGGGTTTGCAGATGGCTAGACTTGGCCTCTTGGCAGCAGCTTTCTCCAGCGGCCATGTTGAAATTTACAGCCTACCTCATCCGGAATCGCTCCAAGCTCACCGAAAATCCCAGGTAAAAGGTAGGAAGCAATTGACCGCTCGTGCCGGTGTATTCCAGTGAGGCGGGTTATATCAGAATTGTGTGAGATGTAGATAGGTTGGTGCTGGATTGTAGTATTGTTTTGAGGTGGGGGGGTAGTCGGCTGTGTGCAGGTTTTAGCAGCTCCCCAACCGAACTTCCAGCCCAGGACTCCTTCCATGTGGGAGCTGTATAGGTCTCTGCCAGGGTTCTACTGAC from Pyxicephalus adspersus chromosome 4, UCB_Pads_2.0, whole genome shotgun sequence carries:
- the GTF3C2 gene encoding general transcription factor 3C polypeptide 2, producing the protein MAAGYSCHFVGATGTAYDSSGRGLMCVLLSHVDAQPGGPSTSLLLDKQDEGTAPPRLDGADKASIGEGFPAPPSGTAHGDSKECAGQTALPDSASSSVGNGPVADALLTPPAKVPKKRGRKSKAELMAMAQKAREERGEVEEEVVEKSIEAELTPGGRPRRRAAAVALKYLHDIAEEWSASGNTSPSVPEKPNPEQKTERTPRPPQSGKKRGRKRKAHDTDDDDADVDFVVTEELLREEEREEIDNECLSDESENDPPSYNMSVFAFGEGLQMARLGLLAAAFSSGHVEIYSLPHPESLQAHRKSQVKGRKQLTARAGVFHNFIVTCGADRNLKFWDLRRLVAPVNVFKRFQCTEVTWLLPYCGVVVAQDNCFAAFGLCGLHYVDSGFMGYKPYFAAPRRGTVWSVSGSDWLGTVTAGDITGEVMAILMPFLNVQSINTKRPADRRFPIYKANFLSTAPHVDGDIQSLSGGTLPKNTEYQHFKPKSFRAAASRAALLFQDTDLRDFHRITSREPTKRMRANETKGDVNMERVQLESIHKVRFSPNLDTYTWMVSAGHSGLIRVHCVRGLLSSFGQKMIQEKSAHFQATNHTNQSDCNPEGPV